From Pseudomonas sp. B21-028, one genomic window encodes:
- a CDS encoding flavin reductase family protein has protein sequence MIEPGIYKEVMGSFPSGVTVVTTLDPEGNIVGITASAFSALSIDPALVLFCPNYASDTYPILRDSKQFAIHLLSADQTAEAYAFAGKGKDKAKGIDWHLSDLGNPILAKATAIIECELWREYDGGDHAIIVGAVKHLILPEQPVTPMIYHKGKLGALPALG, from the coding sequence ATGATCGAACCCGGCATTTACAAAGAAGTCATGGGCTCGTTCCCCTCCGGCGTCACGGTGGTCACCACCCTGGACCCTGAAGGGAACATCGTCGGCATCACCGCCAGTGCGTTCAGCGCGCTGTCGATCGACCCGGCGCTGGTGCTGTTCTGCCCCAACTACGCTTCCGACACCTACCCGATCCTGCGGGACAGCAAGCAGTTCGCGATTCACCTGCTGTCCGCCGACCAGACCGCCGAAGCCTACGCCTTCGCCGGTAAAGGCAAGGACAAGGCCAAGGGCATCGACTGGCACCTGAGCGACCTCGGCAACCCGATCCTGGCCAAAGCCACGGCGATCATCGAATGCGAACTGTGGCGCGAATACGACGGTGGCGATCACGCAATCATCGTCGGCGCGGTGAAGCACCTGATCCTGCCCGAGCAGCCGGTCACGCCGATGATCTACCACAAGGGCAAGCTGGGCGCCTTGCCCGCGTTGGGCTGA